The following nucleotide sequence is from bacterium.
GCGATAGTCCGAAAGCGCTGCAAAGAACGCCGTGTCGCCAAGCACATGCCGCAGCATGTGAAGAACCCAGGCCCCCTTATTGTAAACGTCATTTCCGCTGAAGATGGCGCCGACACTCGACACGCTAGTCCGGTAAACCTGCGCATCGGTATTGCTTGGATGCCGAACGTTCATTCGCGTCCAATAGCTAGACGCTCCCCCACCAGTCTTGAATTCCCGGTACATTGATTCGGAGTAGGTTGCAAATCCCTCGTTGAGCCAGATGTCATACCAGGTCTCACAAGTTACGTCGTCGCCCCACCACTGATGAGCCATCTCGTGCGCCATGATGTCGCTGTAGGAGTTCAGCCGCCACATGCTGCTTAGGGTCTGGTGCTCCATACTGGCACTGAGCCCGCCCGACCCACCGGTTTCGACCACGCCATACTTCTCATCGACAAAAGGGTATTCCCCATACAGGCCGGATAGCGTTTCCAGCATTCCCACCATTTCATCGCAGCCACTCTTGTAACTCGCGAAAGGTTCACCCGCGCCCGAGTCCCAGTGATCGGGATACACGTAACAGGAAACCGGCATCACCTCCGGGCCACCACCATTATCGTAGGAGTATTGCAAGTCGTACCGCTCGTAGTCTGTGATCGCGATCGAAATGAGGTACGGAATAATCAGATACGATTCTTGCCAGCGATACTGGGTGCGACTACCAGGGAGCGCCACCGTTCCCAAATCCGAGCCGTTCGAGAGCGCTATCAAATTCGACGGGACCGTGATGAAAATCTCGGCTGTCGCCTTGTCGTCGAGCGCGTCCTTACACGCCCACCAATAGCGCGCAAAAAATGGCTCCGAGAGGGTCGCGATCACAACTTCGCCATTGCGAATCCACCAGCGAAATGAGCCGAAACCGTTGTCCTGCGGGTAACCTTCGTAGTCGACAACAACCTGAACGGCTTCTCCAACGTCATAGGCGTCGTCCAGGGTGACCTCGATCGTGTCACCGACCCTCGCCCAGCTTGCCACATCTCCCGTCACCTGATTCACGGTGAGAGAACTGTGGAGGTCTACCGTAAAGGTGGTCAGTCCATTGGTCGTCGGTTCAAAATCGATCGTGCTGACTCCCTCGACCCGAACCGCTGTAACCACCGACCCCGTGGTCTCGGGAATTACCTCCAGATCAAGGAAGTAGTGAGTGACGTCAGTGTCAGAATCAGCCTCCAGAGTTTCAGGGAGCGCGGCCAGTTCACCTGCCCGTCGCGATTCCCACTCCACCAGGCAGTTGCCAAGTTCCTTTCCCTCCGTTCCGCTCGCGAGCGCTTCTTCCACATCCTTGGGGTTGCATGCCGCGGGATCCAGGTCACCAGCAAAGCCATAGCTCGGTGATATCCATGCGAGCGCAGCGATGAACCATGCAAACAAGGTTCGCCAATACAATTCGTGCATCACCTCATCTTACTCCATCGAGACCCTCAACAGTTCGATCCCTCTAGCGGTCTACTAGAGCGGTCAGTTGGCGCGACGTGCCCACTGGTGTATCAGTCAAGGATGACTATTCCAGAGTCAATCCGAGATCACTGCGCCTTGCGACATCATCCATGAAGATCTCACGTCGGACGACACTCTCACTCCTTCTCGCCTCGGCACTTCGCTGGCTTGTGCCAGCGACAGCCTTCGCCGCCCAAAACAGAGTCCGCCACATTCTTCCTTCGGCCACAGCATTCGGATTTGGCATATCGGTATCCACCGCAGAGCCGTGCAAGAGACTCGAGCTGCGGGTCGGGGAAGTCACGCATGCGGGCAAGCAACAAGACAGCCATGGGCGTTTCTGGGCTTTTCAAATTGCCGGGCTTACACCCGAGACGACGTACCAACTTCAGCTGGAAGACGAGAAGGGACGGGTCGGGTCGCCATGGCCGCTCAAGACCTTTCCGGCCCCAGAGAGCATGCCGGAGAGTTTTCGCCTGCTCGCCTTTACTTGTGCTGGCGGGCCCGACGGGTTTGGTTTGCCCGGCCGCCAGTTCTTCAAACCTCATGAATTCAGACAGCGACTATTTGACGATGCCCTGAAAGAGAAACCTGACGCCGCGGTGGCTATCGGCGACCAGATCTACTGGGATCTTCGCGGCGGAAAGATGCCTCCAGTGGGACGAAACTCTGCACTGATCAAACTGGTTGCGGGCTGGTATCTGAAGCTATTCTACGGCGCCTTTGATCGCGGAAGCCCGCTGATTGGCACCAAGAATGAAGCTGTGCTCACGCGCATCGGTGACGAGCAGATCGCGGACCTCTACGGCACGCGCTTTCGCTCAGTCCCGATGTTATTCATTTCCGACGATCACGACTATTTTGAAAACGACGATGCCGAAGAAGAAATCGTCACCTTTCCCCCCGATGCGTTCAGCAGAGCTGCCTACAAGGCCATGGCCGACCTCTACTACCCGCCTTTGCCGGATGGACCTTCTGCCGAAACAGACCGGTCTTTTGGCACGCTGCGTTATGGCAAACTCTTCGAAGCGCCGATATTTGACTGCGCCGGTCATCTTTCCCTCGAAGGTGAGGACGCCGGGCTTGTTCCCCCGACCGTCGAGCGCTGGCTCCTCGATCGTGTGAAGGCCTCTGAGGCGCACCACTTCGCACTCATTCCCTCCCACCCCCTCGGATGGACCGCTGGAAAGTGGAGAGAATGGTACCCGGACGTCTTGGCGCCGGACGGTTACACCGGCGTCGTCGCCAGAGGCCTGATGGACGATGGGGGCACAGGCCGTTTGACATCGAAGGCACAGAAATTTCTCTGGCCAAAGGGCTGGTGGAATCAGCACCAACGTCTGTTGGGTGCTCTCGTTAGGCGACCGTCCAGTCGCTTCATCTTCTCCGGTGACATTCATGCTCAGGGGGCAATCAAGATCCTTGAAAGCGGGAAGGATGATTTCTCGGATGCGCCGGTCTGCTCCGTTCTGGTCGGACCCGTCAGCACGTCTGACGCAACCTGGCCATCGGCCGCTCGAGGGATCGCAGCGACCGAGCCAGACTGGTTGACCACTTCGGAAATTGCACCAACTCGAGAAGTCAACGGGTTCACCATCCTCGACTTCAGCAAGGATGCAGCAACAGCCCGGCTTTTTGATTGCGGCGGATTTGATCGGAATCTGAAAGAAGACGGTCACGTGCAGAGCGTTCAGGAGTTTGAGATTGGATAGCGTCGGAAGCGAGGCGACGAGGACGAGCTATTCTGGATCTTCCACTGATGGAGGCCTGAATGAATACGCCGAAAATTGCCGACATCTTCGACGTCGACTTCCCGCTTTTCGCTTTCTCGCATTGCCGCGACGTCGTGGTGGCAGTCAGCAAAGCCGGTGGCATGGGCGTATTTGGCGCCGTGCACTTCACGCCCGAGCAACTGAGGGAAGAGCTCGCCTGGATCGATGAACATATCGACGGCCACCCCTATGGCATCGATCTGGTGATGCCGGAAAAATTTGTCCGCAACGAAGGTGGTGAGGAATTCGATCCGGCCAAGCTCTGGGACCTGATTCCCGATGAGTACCCGCGTTTTGCCGAGGAAATCTGCGATCGCCACGGGGTCTCACAACTATCCGATCAGGCAGAAGTGCGTGACACCTCTTCACTGGCCTGGTCAGAGCGCGTGGCCCGTGAACAATTGGAGATCGTCCTGGGATTCTCACCCGCGCTGTTGGTGAACGCGCTCGGCGTGCCCCCGACCGATGTGGTGGAGCGTGTCCACGCCAGAGGCATCAAGATCGCCGCTCTCGTCGGTCGTGTACGCCACGCGATCAAACAGAAGGAAGCGGGCGTAGACATCATCATCGCCAATGGTCACGAGGCAGCGGGGCATACCGGTGATATCACCACAATGGTTCTGGTTCCCCAGGTCGTAGAAGCCGTTGCGCCGATTCCTGTCTTGGCAGCTGGAGGCATCGGCTCGGGCAAGCAGATGGCCGCCGCGATGGTGCTAGGGGCGCAGGGTGCGTGGTGCGGGTCGCTATGGCTGACCAGTGCCGAATCCGAACTTCCTCCAGAGGTGCGACAGAAACTGATCGAGGCGGGTTCTGAGCTCACGGCCCGTACCCGCTGCGTCACCGGCAAGCCTGCGCGCCACCTGATCACTCCCTACACCGAAGCCTGGGATGATCCGGAGACACTGGATCCATTGCCGATGCCCTTGCAGACCATGGCCACCACCTCGGCATTGACGCGGATCAGCCGGAAGGTTCACAAGGAAGCGGGTGCCCAGGACCTCGTCACGACACCGGCGGGCCAGGTCATCGGCATGATCAAAGAGGTCAGCAGCTGCAGGCAGATCGTGCAGGAGATGAAAGAGGACTATGTCGAATCACTGGGGCGCATCGACGAATTGATTCGCTAGTCGATCCACGCTCCGAGTGGACATAACACCGCTTACCGGACACTCGTCCAGGAACGCAGGCTGTTTTCCCTATCCCCATCGGCCAGCCCAATGCTTCACGTTTTCACTGGCAAAAAACTCCCCGACATCCTGCCCGTTCCCAGGTTGC
It contains:
- a CDS encoding M1 family metallopeptidase, with the translated sequence MMHELYWRTLFAWFIAALAWISPSYGFAGDLDPAACNPKDVEEALASGTEGKELGNCLVEWESRRAGELAALPETLEADSDTDVTHYFLDLEVIPETTGSVVTAVRVEGVSTIDFEPTTNGLTTFTVDLHSSLTVNQVTGDVASWARVGDTIEVTLDDAYDVGEAVQVVVDYEGYPQDNGFGSFRWWIRNGEVVIATLSEPFFARYWWACKDALDDKATAEIFITVPSNLIALSNGSDLGTVALPGSRTQYRWQESYLIIPYLISIAITDYERYDLQYSYDNGGGPEVMPVSCYVYPDHWDSGAGEPFASYKSGCDEMVGMLETLSGLYGEYPFVDEKYGVVETGGSGGLSASMEHQTLSSMWRLNSYSDIMAHEMAHQWWGDDVTCETWYDIWLNEGFATYSESMYREFKTGGGASSYWTRMNVRHPSNTDAQVYRTSVSSVGAIFSGNDVYNKGAWVLHMLRHVLGDTAFFAALSDYRATYGADSATTAEFAATISASVGEDISWFIDQWVMNPGSPDYEWNYSADNIGGQDYLKLAIWQTQDGDGWDLFTMPIDIRVTTGSGTSVFTVWNDDWEEFFVIPVDGPILDVEFDEEGGVSDRNWVLWDSRAKVATAVESPPVLVSADIAFFPTPENDLQIALTFSEDVGSFDAADLQLSGVGIGTIAPASVSYDAGSHVAIVTILDLPPDQYVLTVFSDDVTANGKNLDGDRVASGWWEEGELPTGNGSPGGDVLLSFNAPATPVPSVSTEGLVMLGVLLLMATRGAGSMHKRR
- a CDS encoding phosphodiesterase → MAGLTPETTYQLQLEDEKGRVGSPWPLKTFPAPESMPESFRLLAFTCAGGPDGFGLPGRQFFKPHEFRQRLFDDALKEKPDAAVAIGDQIYWDLRGGKMPPVGRNSALIKLVAGWYLKLFYGAFDRGSPLIGTKNEAVLTRIGDEQIADLYGTRFRSVPMLFISDDHDYFENDDAEEEIVTFPPDAFSRAAYKAMADLYYPPLPDGPSAETDRSFGTLRYGKLFEAPIFDCAGHLSLEGEDAGLVPPTVERWLLDRVKASEAHHFALIPSHPLGWTAGKWREWYPDVLAPDGYTGVVARGLMDDGGTGRLTSKAQKFLWPKGWWNQHQRLLGALVRRPSSRFIFSGDIHAQGAIKILESGKDDFSDAPVCSVLVGPVSTSDATWPSAARGIAATEPDWLTTSEIAPTREVNGFTILDFSKDAATARLFDCGGFDRNLKEDGHVQSVQEFEIG
- a CDS encoding nitronate monooxygenase; translated protein: MNTPKIADIFDVDFPLFAFSHCRDVVVAVSKAGGMGVFGAVHFTPEQLREELAWIDEHIDGHPYGIDLVMPEKFVRNEGGEEFDPAKLWDLIPDEYPRFAEEICDRHGVSQLSDQAEVRDTSSLAWSERVAREQLEIVLGFSPALLVNALGVPPTDVVERVHARGIKIAALVGRVRHAIKQKEAGVDIIIANGHEAAGHTGDITTMVLVPQVVEAVAPIPVLAAGGIGSGKQMAAAMVLGAQGAWCGSLWLTSAESELPPEVRQKLIEAGSELTARTRCVTGKPARHLITPYTEAWDDPETLDPLPMPLQTMATTSALTRISRKVHKEAGAQDLVTTPAGQVIGMIKEVSSCRQIVQEMKEDYVESLGRIDELIR